In the Malus domestica chromosome 16, GDT2T_hap1 genome, one interval contains:
- the LOC103450941 gene encoding pathogenesis-related homeodomain protein-like translates to MDTLVKNMRGSGKKSNLKESGKSGYSSSVAKLISSPSFKKGVKVPRVKKLRPKSSKTIIASALSKKRGADSSSKASTSRNNDTNKKLMSRKEFHKVHDTDSSKKPSSVKLQDHKLSDNGSDEKGEKRRRKKKPKKDKVELDETSRLQRRTRYLLIKIKLEQNLIDAYAGEGWKGQSREKIRPEMELRRANKQILNCKLGIRDAIQQLDSLSSVGSIADSFIAPDGSVSHEHIFCAQCKLNEALPDNDIILCDGTCNCAFHQKCLDPPLDTENIPRGEQGWFCKFCECKMEILELVNAHLGTCFPMNSGWQDVFKEEAAFPDGKNSLLNPDEEWPSDDSEDDDYKPERNVNSCSISRGGSDDNVSEEELSTDVSVGSDESTDGEIVSGRRQRRSVDYKKLYDEMFGKDGPLLEQISDDEDWGPVKRKRREKESDAASTLMTLYESERNPDVDHTEVKNIRSSDTQVRRSCFRIPRKAVEKLRQVFSENELPSRAVKDNLSKELGLNPDKVSKWFKNARYLALKTRKEASGKDHQTFTPGISKEPGYENVTGKAADLMASDSDDDTLAETVVHSPKNVNAAFRRKHPKSLSSPLRKSQQKAPSCGSPSRSNKDGKESSDDVSLKKLMNTRTKEKRANLIAGGGGDGCRVAELEMERLCKAKGRLEHMRQKLLKLQNVKAKQKSNKSLLHEHTVIYVPVAQLREKV, encoded by the exons ATGGATACATTGGTTAAAAATATGCGTGGTTCTGGAAAGAAATCAAACCTCAAGGAGTCCGGGAAATCTGGTTATTCCAGTTCCGTGGCGAAGCTGATTTCATCACCAAGTTTTAAAAAAGGCGTAAAGGTTCCCCGTGTTAAAAAACTAAGACCAAAGTCGTCCAAGACTATTATCGCGTCAGCCTTGTCAAAGAAGAGAGGTGCCGACTCTTCAAGCAAAGCATCAACGTCAAGGAATAATGATACTAACAAAAAATTGATGAGTAGAAAAGAATTTCATAAAGTGCATGATACAGATTCTTCCAAAAAGCCGTCTTCAGTGAAACTTCAGGACCACAAGTTATCAGACAATGGCTCTGATGAGAAAGGGGAgaaaaggaggagaaagaagaaaccGAAAAAGGATAAGGTGGAGTTGGATGAAACTTCTCGCCTGCAGAGGAGGACAAGGTACCTGTTGATTAAAATAAAGCTGGAGCAGAACCTTATTGATGCTTATGCTGGTGAAGGTTGGAAGGGTCAGAG TCGAGAAAAGATTAGGCCAGAAATGGAACTGCGGAGAGCCAATAAGCAGATTTTAAATTGCAAGCTTGGAATCCGCGATGCCATCCAACAACTGGATTCTCTGAGCTCAGTAGGAAGCATCGCAGATTCTTTTATTGCTCCAGATGGATCTGTTTCTCATGAACAT ATATTCTGTGCACAGTGCAAGTTGAACGAAGCTTTGCCTGATAATGATATTATACTGTGTGATGGAACATGCAATTGTGCATTCCACCAAAAATGTCTTGATCCTCCCTTGGATACTGAAAATA TTCCTCGAGGAGAGCAGGgttggttttgcaaattttgcgAGTGTAAAATGGAAATACTAGAATTAGTCAATGCTCACCTTGGGACCTGCTTTCCGATGAACAGTGGTTGGCAG GATGTCTTCAAGGAAGAAGCCGCTTTCCCCGATGGCAAGAATTCCTTATTAAATCCAGATGAAGAATGGCCTTCGGATGATTCTGAAGATGATGATTATAAACCAGAGAGGAATGTGAACAGCTGCAGCATCAGCAGGGGAGGCAGCGATGACAATGTATCAGAAGAGGAATTGTCAACTGATGTCAGTGTAGGTTCTGATGAATCTACTGATGGGGAAATTGTTTCTGGCCGCAGACAGAGAAGAAGTGTTGATTATAAGAAGTTATATGAT GAAATGTTTGGAAAAGATGGTCCTTTGCTCGAACAAATCAGTGATGATGAAGACTGGGGTCCTGTTAAACGAAAGCGAAGAGAAAAAGAATCTGATGCGGCCAGCACCCTTATGACTCTCTATGAAAGCGAAAGAAATCCAGATGTTGACCATACAGAAGTGAAAAATATACGTTCTTCTGATACGCAAGTTAGAAGGTCCTGCTTCCGAATTCCTCGAAAGGCGGTAGAG AAGCTCCGCCAAGTGTTTTCTGAGAATGAACTTCCTTCTAGAGCTGTCAAGGACAATCTTTCAAAGGAGTTGGGCCTTAATCCTGACAAG GTTAGTAAATGGTTCAAGAACGCACGTTACTTAGCTCTGAAAACCAGAAAG GAAGCGAGTGGTAAAGACCATCAGACTTTTACTCCAGGAATCTCCAAGGAACCAGGATATGAAAATGTGACTGGAAAAGCTGCTGATCTCATGGCTTCAGATTCTGATGACGATACCTTAGCTGAAACTGTGGTCCATTCCCCGAAGAATGTTAACGCAGCTTTCCGGAGAAAGCATCCAAAATCACTAAGTAGCCCTTTGAGGAAAAGTCAACAGAAAGCCCCTTCGTGTGGGTCACCCTCAAGGAGCAACAAG GATGGAAAAGAGTCAAGCGATGATGTGAGCTTGAAGAAGCTTATGAACACAAGAACAAAGGAGAAGCGGGCCAACCTTATCGCTGGAGGCGGTGGAGATGGATGTCGAGTTGCAGAGCTGGAAATGGAGAGACTATGCAAAGCCAAAGGTAGGCTAGAACATATGAGGCAGAAATTACTGAAATTGCAAAATGTGAAAGCAAAGCAGAAATCGAATAAATCTCTCTTGCATGAGCACACTGTGATTTATGTTCCAGTAGCACAACTGCGGGAAAAGGTTTGa
- the LOC114822212 gene encoding putative clathrin assembly protein At5g57200, with translation MGTFQSFRKAYGALKDSTKVGLIKVNSEFKDLDIATVKATSHVEYPPKERHVRKIFSATSVTRPRADVAYCIHALAKRLSKTRSWIVAIKTLIVIHRTLREGDPTFREELLNYSQRGHILQISNFKDDSSPLAWDCSAWVRTYALFLEERLECFRVLKYDIEAERLTKTSPGSTKVHSRTRTLGADELLEQLPALQQLLFRLMGCQPEGTAYNNYLIQYALALILKESFKIYCAINDGIINLVDMFFDMSRYDAVKALNIYKRAGQQAEGLADFYEYCKGLDLARTFQFPTLRQPPPSFLATMEEYIKEAPQSGSVNRRLEYQVTDEQPQRPEESPPPEPEKQDEKVEEPLPKTEEEPQPKEEEVEPPPLISTDDTDLLGLREINPKAAEIEESNALALAIVPQGSEQKPGACFNDFAGTSGWELALVTTPSNHTSQVPVDRKLAGGFDKLLLDSLYEDEGARRQLQLQNAGYGYGATSLQNPFEQQTQQPVHDPFAMSNSVAPPTNVQMALMAQQQHQHQEIMQQQQQQYQQQHNMMVVPHPYYSQYSQPMQPASSSNPFGDPFSFPPSTTSHQGNQNLI, from the exons atgggtaCTTTTCAGAGCTTTAGGAAGGCCTATGGAGCTCTGAAGGACTCTACAAAGGTTGGCCTCATCAAGGTCAACAGCGAATTCAAG GATTTGGATATTGCCACTGTGAAGGCCACCAGTCACGTAGAGTACCCTCCAAAGGAACGTCACGTTCGAA AGATTTTCTCCGCGACATCAGTGACACGTCCACGTGCAGATGTAGCATACTGCATTCATGCGCTGGCCAAGAGATTGTCCAAGACACGGAGTTGGATT GTTGCCATAAAGACGTTGATAGTTATTCATAGAACATTGAGAGAGGGTGATCCTACCTTCAGAGAGGAGCTTTTGAACTATTCGCAGAGAGGACACATTCTCCAAATTTCCAATTTTAAAGATGACTCAAGTCCCCTTG CTTGGGATTGCTCCGCTTGGGTGAGGACATATGCACTCTTTTTAGAAGAACGGCTGGAGTGTTTTCGAGTTTTGAAATATGACATTGAGGCAGAGCGTTTGACAAAAACGTCGCCAGGATCAACCAAG GTCCATAGTAGAACACGAACGCTGGGTGCTGATGAGCTGTTGGAGCAGCTACCTGCACTGCAGCAACTTCTTTTCCGCCTTATGGGTTGCCAG CCGGAGGGGACAGCTTATAACAATTACCTCATACAATATGCCTTGGCTCTG ATATTGAAAGAGAGCTTTAAAATATACTGTGCCATCAATGACGGAATTATAAATCTCGTTGACATG TTCTTTGATATGTCAAGATACGATGCAGTTAAAGCCCTCAATATTTACAAAAGAGCTGGCCAACAG GCTGAAGGGCTTGCTGATTTTTATGAATACTGCAAGGGTTTGGATCTTGCTAGAACCTTTCAGTTTCCAACATTGAGACAG CCCCCACCGTCATTTCTTGCAACAATGGAGGAGTATATAAAGGAGGCGCCTCAGTCAGGTTCCGTTAACAGGAGACTG GAATACCAGGTGACAGACGAGCAGCCTCAGAGACCCGAAGAATCTCCTCCTCCAGAGCCTGAAAAACAAGATGAAAAAGTTGAGGAGCCACTGCCGAAAACAGAGGAAGAACCCCAACCCAAGGAAGAGGAAGTCGAACCTCCTCCTTTGATATCAACTGATGACACTGATCTGCTT GGTTTAAGGGAAATTAATCCAAAAGCTGCAGAAATCGAAGAAAGCAATGCCTTAGCTCTTGCCATTGTTCCACAGG GCAGTGAACAAAAACCTGGAGCGTGTTTCAATGATTTTGCTGGGACTTCCGGTTGGGAGCTAGCACTGGTAACCACACCAAGCAATCATACCAGCCAAGTGCCTGTAGACAGAAAGTTG GCTGGTGGCTTTGACAAGCTATTACTTGATAGTTTGTATGAAGATGAAGGTGCCAGGAGACAGTTACAACTCCAGAATGCAGGGTATGGTTATGGCGCGACGAGCTTGCAAAATCCATTTGAACAACAAACACAACAGCCCGTACACGACCCATTTGCAATGTCCAACAGCGTAGCACCTCCGACAAATGTGCAAATGGCGCTCATGGCGCAGCAACAACACCAGCACCAAGAAATCAtgcagcagcaacaacaacaataccAACAACAGCACAACATGATGGTGGTACCTCACCCGTATTATTCTCAATATTCTCAACCAATGCAGCCCGCGAGCTCTTCAAACCCGTTCGGAGATCCATTCAGCTTCCCTCCGAGTACAACGTCACATCAGGGAAACCAAAACCTAATATAG